A window of the Streptomyces sp. NBC_01351 genome harbors these coding sequences:
- a CDS encoding NAD(P)/FAD-dependent oxidoreductase, protein MTPESRTGVLVDVLVVGAGPAGLALAARLANAGAGRVEVLEREQDAGGMPRHLHHGGFGRPPRPWLRGPEYARRSVEAAVAAGAAVRTGVTATGWAGPLSLDTTGPAGLERITARAVVLATGARERPRSARLVPGSRPQGVLTTGELFQSVHRYGLPVGRRAVVVGAEPVARHAVATLRKAGTDVVAMVTGHSRAAAVPGVPLLTATTVGELRGRGRLTGVAVRHRDGRSGVLACDTVVFTGDWIPDHELARRGGLPLDPGTRGPCVDASFRTPTPGVFAVGNALHGIERASTAAGEGAAAAAPVLAHLAGAPWPEPGPPLEVRAPFLWVTPNRVTGLTGRPLLLRSGEPLTGPVVTVRQDGRLLWRRRVVGPVSPSRSLRLPPGWTARVDRYGGPVVVGTG, encoded by the coding sequence GTGACGCCCGAGAGCCGTACGGGCGTCCTGGTCGATGTACTGGTCGTCGGCGCCGGCCCGGCCGGACTGGCGCTGGCCGCCCGGCTGGCGAACGCGGGCGCCGGGCGGGTCGAGGTCCTGGAACGGGAACAGGACGCCGGCGGGATGCCGCGCCACCTCCACCACGGCGGCTTCGGGCGGCCGCCGCGCCCCTGGCTCCGGGGGCCCGAGTACGCACGGCGGTCGGTGGAGGCCGCGGTCGCCGCCGGGGCCGCCGTCCGCACTGGCGTCACCGCCACGGGCTGGGCCGGGCCGCTGTCCCTGGACACCACCGGCCCGGCGGGCCTGGAGCGGATCACCGCCCGCGCCGTGGTCCTCGCCACGGGCGCCCGGGAGCGCCCGCGCAGCGCCCGGCTGGTGCCGGGCTCCCGGCCGCAGGGGGTGCTGACCACCGGGGAACTGTTCCAGTCGGTCCACCGGTACGGCCTGCCCGTCGGCCGGAGGGCCGTGGTGGTCGGCGCCGAGCCGGTCGCCCGCCACGCGGTGGCGACGCTGCGGAAGGCCGGTACGGACGTGGTGGCGATGGTCACCGGGCACTCGCGCGCCGCCGCCGTGCCGGGGGTCCCGCTGCTCACGGCGACGACGGTGGGCGAACTGCGCGGCCGGGGCCGGCTGACCGGTGTCGCGGTCCGCCACCGGGACGGCCGGTCGGGGGTCCTCGCCTGCGACACGGTGGTCTTCACCGGCGACTGGATCCCCGATCACGAGCTGGCCCGCCGCGGCGGCCTCCCGCTGGACCCCGGCACCCGGGGCCCGTGCGTGGACGCGTCCTTCCGTACGCCGACGCCGGGCGTCTTCGCCGTCGGCAACGCCCTCCACGGCATCGAACGCGCGTCCACCGCGGCCGGGGAGGGCGCCGCCGCGGCCGCTCCGGTACTGGCCCACCTGGCGGGCGCTCCCTGGCCGGAGCCGGGCCCGCCGCTGGAAGTCCGGGCCCCGTTCCTGTGGGTGACGCCGAACCGGGTCACGGGCCTCACCGGGCGGCCGCTGCTGCTGCGCTCCGGGGAACCGCTGACCGGCCCGGTGGTGACGGTGCGCCAGGACGGCCGGCTGCTGTGGCGTCGGCGGGTCGTGGGCCCGGTCTCCCCGTCCCGGTCGCTCCGGCTGCCGCCGGGGTGGACGGCCCGGGTCGACCGGTACGGCGGCCCGGTCGTGGTGGGCACCGGCTGA
- a CDS encoding FAD-dependent oxidoreductase — MTVTTAGPLPRGEAYDVTVVGAGVVGSAIARELARLPLRIALVDASDDVGNGTSKANTAILHTGFDAVPGSLESRLVREGQRLLAAYAAESGIPVEPLGALLVAWNEEQYAALPGLAEKAVRNGYRSARILPAGEVRAREPELGPGVLGALQVPDESIICPWTTTLAYATQAVRAGIDLHLNCPVLSVTSGDPHALATGRGPLRTRYLVNAAGLYADEIDRFLGHEDFTVTPRRGQLIVFDELARGLVRHILLPVPDARGKGVLVAPTVYGNVMLGPTAEDLADKTATGSTAEGLALLREKGRRILPALLEEEATAVYAGLRAATGQEDYAIRAHPAQRYLTVGGIRSTGLTASMAIAAHVVELLADGGLPVAGARELEPVRMPNLGEAFPRPYRDAAMIAADPEYGRIVCHCERVTRGEIRDALAGTVPPGSPDGLRRRTRARGGRCQGFHCGAAVRALFEEARR; from the coding sequence ATGACCGTCACCACCGCCGGCCCGCTGCCCCGCGGCGAGGCGTACGACGTGACGGTCGTCGGCGCCGGCGTGGTCGGCTCGGCCATCGCCCGCGAACTGGCCCGGCTCCCGCTGCGGATCGCCCTCGTCGACGCGTCCGACGACGTCGGCAACGGCACCTCCAAGGCCAACACCGCCATCCTGCACACCGGTTTCGACGCCGTACCCGGCTCCCTGGAGTCCCGGCTCGTCCGCGAGGGGCAGCGGCTGCTCGCCGCGTACGCCGCCGAGAGCGGCATCCCGGTGGAACCGCTCGGGGCGCTGCTCGTCGCCTGGAACGAGGAGCAGTACGCCGCCCTGCCCGGCCTCGCCGAGAAGGCCGTACGCAACGGATATCGGTCGGCCCGGATCCTGCCCGCCGGAGAGGTGCGGGCCCGCGAGCCCGAGCTCGGGCCCGGAGTGCTGGGGGCGCTCCAGGTGCCGGACGAGTCGATCATCTGCCCCTGGACGACCACCCTCGCGTACGCGACGCAGGCCGTGCGCGCCGGTATCGACCTGCACCTCAACTGCCCCGTGTTGTCGGTCACTTCGGGAGATCCGCACGCGCTGGCCACCGGCCGGGGCCCGCTGCGCACCCGGTACCTGGTCAACGCGGCCGGCCTGTACGCCGACGAGATCGACCGGTTCCTCGGCCACGAGGACTTCACCGTGACTCCCCGGCGCGGCCAGCTGATCGTCTTCGACGAACTCGCCCGTGGCCTCGTACGCCACATCCTCCTGCCGGTGCCGGACGCGCGGGGCAAGGGAGTACTGGTGGCGCCGACCGTGTACGGGAACGTGATGCTCGGGCCGACCGCCGAGGATCTGGCGGACAAGACAGCCACGGGGTCCACCGCCGAAGGGCTCGCGCTGCTGCGGGAGAAGGGCCGGCGGATCCTGCCGGCGCTCCTCGAAGAGGAGGCCACCGCCGTCTACGCCGGACTGCGGGCGGCCACGGGCCAGGAGGACTACGCGATCCGGGCGCATCCCGCGCAGCGGTACCTGACTGTGGGCGGGATCCGCTCCACGGGTCTGACCGCCTCGATGGCGATCGCCGCCCACGTGGTGGAACTTCTCGCCGACGGCGGTCTGCCGGTGGCCGGCGCGCGGGAGTTGGAGCCGGTGCGCATGCCGAACCTCGGCGAGGCGTTCCCCCGGCCGTACCGCGACGCGGCGATGATCGCGGCGGACCCGGAGTACGGCAGGATCGTCTGTCACTGCGAGCGCGTGACCCGCGGGGAGATCCGCGACGCGCTCGCCGGGACCGTCCCGCCCGGTTCGCCGGACGGCCTGCGACGCCGCACGCGCGCACGCGGCGGCCGCTGTCAGGGCTTCCACTGCGGGGCCGCCGTCCGCGCGCTGTTCGAGGAGGCCCGCCGGTGA
- a CDS encoding FGGY family carbohydrate kinase, which translates to MTGPVLAVDQGTSGTKALVICPVRGVIGSASAPVRPRYLPGGRVEVDPRELLDSVVDAGRAALAAAGEPVVAVGLANQGETVLAWDPASGEPLTDAIVWQDRRAEQLCTELAPHAASLRELTGLPLDPYFAAPKMAWIRRNLTRHGVVTTSDVWLVHRLTGAFVTDAATAGRTQLLDLDTVDWSPAALDAFGLTGERLPEVVDADTRIGTTTAFGPPLPLTGLLVDQQAALLAQRVTEPGTAKCTYGTGAFLLAHTGPRPRRSTSGLVGCVAWRLAGETSYCLDGQVYTAASAVRWLTDLGVISGAEDIDVVGGTAPDAGGVTFVPALAGLAAPWWRGDLRGSVTGLGLDTTAGHLVHALCDGIAAQVAELADAVAADLGAPLATLRVDGGLTRSALLMQAQADLLQIPVEVSALPDATALGVGAVARLGLDPSLTVHEAVPEWKPSAVYEPRAGSGDAAERRARFRTAVSALLDGPA; encoded by the coding sequence ATGACGGGCCCCGTGCTCGCTGTGGACCAGGGCACGTCGGGCACCAAGGCCCTCGTCATCTGCCCCGTACGCGGGGTCATCGGCTCCGCCTCCGCTCCCGTACGGCCCCGGTACCTGCCGGGCGGCCGCGTGGAGGTCGACCCCCGTGAGCTGCTCGACTCGGTCGTCGACGCGGGGCGCGCCGCCCTGGCCGCGGCCGGCGAGCCGGTGGTGGCGGTGGGCCTGGCCAACCAGGGCGAGACCGTACTCGCCTGGGACCCGGCGAGCGGCGAACCGCTGACCGACGCGATCGTCTGGCAGGACCGCCGGGCCGAGCAGCTGTGTACGGAACTGGCCCCGCACGCCGCGTCGTTACGGGAGCTGACCGGGCTGCCGCTCGACCCGTACTTCGCCGCGCCGAAGATGGCCTGGATACGCCGCAACCTGACCCGGCACGGAGTCGTGACGACCAGCGACGTGTGGCTGGTGCACCGGCTGACCGGTGCTTTCGTCACCGACGCGGCCACCGCGGGCCGCACCCAGCTGCTCGACCTCGACACCGTCGACTGGTCACCGGCGGCACTCGACGCCTTCGGCCTCACCGGCGAGCGGCTTCCGGAAGTCGTCGACGCGGACACCCGCATCGGCACCACCACCGCCTTCGGGCCCCCGCTTCCCCTGACGGGCCTGCTCGTCGACCAGCAGGCCGCGCTGCTCGCCCAGCGCGTCACCGAGCCCGGCACCGCCAAGTGCACTTACGGCACAGGGGCGTTCCTCCTCGCGCACACCGGACCGCGCCCCCGCCGCAGCACCTCCGGACTGGTCGGCTGCGTCGCCTGGCGGCTCGCCGGGGAGACCAGCTACTGCCTGGACGGGCAGGTGTACACGGCCGCCTCCGCCGTACGGTGGCTCACGGACCTCGGGGTGATCTCCGGCGCCGAGGACATCGACGTCGTGGGAGGCACCGCCCCGGACGCCGGCGGGGTCACCTTCGTCCCCGCGCTCGCCGGGCTCGCCGCCCCCTGGTGGCGGGGTGACCTGCGGGGTTCGGTCACCGGCCTCGGCCTCGACACCACCGCCGGGCACCTCGTCCACGCGCTGTGCGACGGCATAGCCGCGCAGGTGGCGGAGCTCGCGGACGCGGTCGCCGCCGATCTCGGCGCCCCGTTGGCGACCCTGCGCGTCGACGGCGGCCTGACCAGGTCCGCGCTGCTCATGCAGGCACAGGCCGATCTGCTTCAGATACCCGTCGAGGTGTCGGCGCTCCCGGATGCCACCGCGCTCGGCGTCGGGGCGGTGGCCCGGCTCGGCCTCGACCCCTCGCTCACCGTCCACGAGGCCGTCCCGGAATGGAAGCCCTCCGCCGTCTACGAGCCGAGGGCCGGCTCCGGGGATGCGGCCGAACGCCGCGCACGGTTCCGGACGGCCGTGTCGGCCCTGCTGGACGGGCCCGCATGA
- a CDS encoding amino acid permease, with translation MSRTTPTVRPDSKAPPRQDEEERLRELGYQPVLARRMDGFGNFAISFSVISVLSGCMTLYGFGLGTGGPAVMLWGWVGVGLFVLCVGLALAEVTSAYPTSGALYYMADRLGGRRWGWYTGWLNLLGLLGAIAGIDYGAALFTGAFLNLQFGFVPTPGSTFLIFLCILLLHAVLNLFGVRLVSVLNSISVWWHLTGVAVIVGALALVPDRHQSPSFVFTEFVNDTGWANPFYVAAVGLLLAQYTFSGYDASAHLSEETSNASVSAAKGIVRAIWVSWIAGFALLAGLTFAIQDYAAVQNSATGVPPAQIFLDALGTGGASALLLIVIAAQLFCGNAEVAAASRMVFAFSRDNALPGSALWRKVSSRTQTPVPAVWLSVAAAAVLALPSLYSATAYGAVTAINVIGITPAYAIPIYLRLRAGNRFQPGPWSLGRWSKPIGWIAVVWVAIVTVLFCLPQKSPVTIDSMNYAVIALAVVLILASAWWYAARRSYGTPSAYGNAREQAEIAEGIV, from the coding sequence ATGTCCCGCACCACGCCGACCGTCCGCCCGGACAGCAAGGCCCCGCCCCGGCAGGACGAGGAGGAACGGCTCAGAGAGCTCGGCTACCAGCCCGTCCTCGCCCGCCGGATGGACGGGTTCGGCAACTTCGCCATCAGCTTCTCGGTCATATCCGTCCTGTCCGGCTGCATGACCCTGTACGGATTCGGCCTGGGCACCGGCGGTCCGGCCGTGATGCTGTGGGGCTGGGTCGGCGTAGGCCTCTTCGTGCTCTGCGTGGGTCTCGCCCTGGCCGAGGTCACCAGCGCCTACCCCACCTCGGGGGCGCTCTACTACATGGCGGACCGGCTCGGCGGACGCCGCTGGGGCTGGTACACGGGCTGGCTGAACCTCCTCGGCCTGCTCGGCGCCATCGCCGGCATCGACTACGGCGCCGCCCTGTTCACCGGCGCCTTCCTCAACCTCCAGTTCGGCTTCGTGCCGACCCCCGGCTCGACCTTCCTGATCTTCCTGTGCATCCTGCTGCTGCACGCCGTGCTCAACCTCTTCGGCGTCCGCCTCGTCAGCGTGCTCAACTCCATCAGCGTCTGGTGGCACCTGACCGGCGTCGCCGTGATCGTCGGCGCCCTGGCCCTCGTCCCCGACCGGCACCAGTCGCCCTCGTTCGTCTTCACCGAATTCGTCAACGACACCGGCTGGGCCAACCCGTTCTACGTGGCGGCGGTCGGCCTGCTCCTCGCCCAGTACACCTTCTCCGGGTACGACGCGTCCGCGCACCTCTCGGAAGAGACCTCCAACGCCTCCGTCTCCGCCGCCAAGGGCATCGTCCGCGCCATCTGGGTCTCCTGGATCGCCGGTTTCGCACTGCTCGCGGGGCTCACCTTCGCCATCCAGGACTACGCCGCCGTCCAGAACAGCGCCACCGGCGTCCCGCCCGCCCAGATCTTCCTCGACGCCCTGGGCACCGGCGGCGCCAGCGCCCTGCTCCTCATCGTCATCGCCGCTCAGCTCTTCTGCGGCAACGCCGAGGTCGCTGCCGCGAGCCGGATGGTCTTCGCGTTCAGCCGCGACAACGCGCTCCCCGGGTCGGCCCTGTGGCGCAAGGTCAGCAGCCGCACGCAGACCCCGGTCCCGGCCGTCTGGCTCTCGGTGGCCGCCGCGGCCGTCCTCGCCCTGCCCTCGCTCTACTCCGCCACCGCCTACGGCGCCGTGACCGCCATCAACGTCATCGGCATCACCCCGGCCTACGCCATCCCGATCTACCTGCGCCTGCGCGCCGGAAACCGCTTCCAGCCCGGCCCGTGGAGCCTGGGCCGCTGGAGCAAGCCCATCGGGTGGATCGCCGTCGTCTGGGTGGCCATCGTGACCGTCCTGTTCTGCCTGCCGCAGAAGTCGCCGGTCACCATCGACTCCATGAACTACGCGGTGATCGCCCTGGCCGTGGTCCTGATCCTGGCCAGCGCCTGGTGGTACGCCGCCCGACGCTCGTACGGGACCCCGTCGGCGTACGGGAACGCCCGGGAACAGGCCGAGATCGCCGAGGGCATCGTCTGA
- a CDS encoding GNAT family N-acetyltransferase: protein MSTYETMSYHLETERLILRPWAESDAAEFCALLSERGKGTPEIENIRTSIAELLTATESTGIALLPIQRRDEGDFIGYCGLIIGRTTLEEPEIAYELFQRVHGRGYATEAAAAVLEAAIATGRKRLWSTVGTWNAPSLRVLEKLGFERDRVSMEDSGEVAWLTRSLP from the coding sequence ATGTCAACATACGAGACGATGTCGTACCACCTGGAGACCGAGCGGCTGATACTGCGGCCGTGGGCCGAGTCGGACGCCGCCGAGTTCTGTGCCCTCCTCTCCGAACGCGGCAAGGGGACGCCCGAGATCGAGAACATCCGGACGTCCATCGCGGAGCTGCTCACCGCGACGGAGAGCACGGGGATCGCGCTGTTGCCCATCCAGCGCCGTGACGAAGGCGACTTCATCGGCTACTGCGGGCTGATCATCGGCCGCACCACCCTGGAAGAGCCGGAAATCGCGTATGAGTTGTTCCAGCGCGTGCACGGACGCGGCTATGCCACCGAGGCGGCCGCCGCGGTGCTCGAAGCCGCCATCGCGACGGGGCGCAAGCGGCTCTGGTCGACCGTCGGCACGTGGAACGCACCGTCGCTCCGCGTCCTTGAGAAGCTCGGGTTCGAGCGGGATCGTGTTTCCATGGAAGACAGCGGCGAAGTGGCTTGGCTTACGCGCTCGTTGCCGTGA
- a CDS encoding carboxylate-amine ligase — MPVTSTARYPKMAGEARLLVDEQLICGMHVHVGVPDRETGVAVLNRLRVWLPRLPAMSANGPLRDGRDTGFASRRTIIFGRWPVSGRPPCFAGFLSLPADGRPRVRG; from the coding sequence GTGCCCGTCACCAGCACGGCGAGGTATCCGAAGATGGCGGGCGAGGCCCGCTTGCTGGTCGACGAGCAGCTGATCTGCGGGATGCACGTCCACGTGGGCGTCCCGGATCGGGAAACCGGAGTGGCCGTCCTGAACCGGCTGCGGGTCTGGCTTCCGAGGTTGCCGGCGATGTCCGCGAACGGGCCCCTGCGGGACGGGCGGGACACAGGGTTCGCCAGCCGGCGCACGATCATCTTCGGCCGCTGGCCGGTCAGCGGCCGACCACCGTGCTTCGCGGGGTTCCTGTCACTGCCGGCCGACGGTCGGCCCCGCGTCAGAGGCTGA
- a CDS encoding HdeD family acid-resistance protein — protein sequence MTVSPGAAPHGGQSDPEDVLKQLGGSWHWALGVALATLIPGILVLVWPDETLHILAVIIGLQLLVAGGFRFVTAFSHSGDGGGSRLAGILISMLAFLAGVLVLRHPMQTIGALSLIVGVFWLLTGVLTAYVAIADRALVHRGLLFALGALGAVAGIVVLCFPVDSAVALTRLLGLWLVLLGVFEVVMAFALRSATRQITPTPPG from the coding sequence ATGACCGTATCCCCCGGCGCGGCACCGCATGGCGGGCAGAGCGATCCCGAGGACGTCCTCAAGCAGCTCGGAGGCTCGTGGCACTGGGCACTCGGTGTCGCCCTCGCGACCCTGATCCCGGGCATCCTGGTACTCGTCTGGCCCGACGAGACTCTGCACATCCTGGCTGTGATCATCGGTCTCCAGCTCCTGGTGGCAGGCGGGTTCCGTTTCGTCACGGCCTTCTCGCACAGCGGCGACGGGGGCGGCAGCAGGCTGGCGGGGATCCTGATCTCCATGCTGGCGTTCTTGGCGGGCGTACTGGTTCTGCGGCATCCGATGCAGACGATCGGCGCGCTGTCCCTGATCGTCGGAGTGTTCTGGCTGCTGACCGGAGTGCTCACGGCGTACGTCGCAATCGCCGACCGCGCGCTCGTGCACCGTGGCCTGCTCTTCGCCTTGGGCGCCCTCGGCGCCGTCGCCGGGATCGTGGTGCTCTGCTTCCCGGTGGACTCCGCGGTCGCCCTCACGCGACTGCTGGGGCTGTGGCTCGTCCTGCTCGGCGTATTCGAAGTGGTGATGGCCTTCGCACTGCGCTCCGCCACCCGACAGATCACGCCCACGCCTCCGGGGTGA
- a CDS encoding SHOCT domain-containing protein, translating into MNGAMLDLAVDYPLLNMFWTMMLCFFWVLWFMLLFRVIGDIFRDDGLNGWGKAGWTVFVILLPFLGVFVYLIARGRGMGEREMKRAQQHEKAFRSYVQESAGTRSAADELSRLAELKNRGDITAAEYEQAKAKVLTS; encoded by the coding sequence ATGAATGGCGCGATGCTCGATCTGGCAGTGGACTACCCGCTGCTGAACATGTTCTGGACCATGATGCTGTGCTTCTTCTGGGTGCTGTGGTTCATGCTGCTCTTCCGCGTCATCGGCGACATCTTCCGCGACGACGGGTTGAACGGCTGGGGCAAGGCAGGATGGACTGTCTTCGTCATCCTGCTGCCCTTCCTGGGCGTGTTCGTGTACCTGATCGCCCGAGGGCGGGGGATGGGCGAACGCGAGATGAAGAGGGCCCAGCAGCACGAGAAGGCGTTCCGCTCCTACGTACAGGAGAGTGCCGGCACCAGGAGCGCTGCCGATGAACTGTCCCGCCTCGCCGAGCTCAAGAACCGCGGAGACATCACGGCAGCCGAGTACGAGCAGGCCAAGGCCAAGGTCCTCACATCCTGA
- a CDS encoding GAP family protein, with the protein MVPDLLLIGLAVTLFPLPIMAFVLVVSAPRGVSKGLAFILAWLACLVAVIAIVLFLTGGEPPPPRSPPSIAALVATLVIGVGLILYSEHRRRRHRPTPTAPDPSAKERLEDAGTSLSSRMADATGWSAAALAVLLQPWGMVGAAAATVVQADLSHGASALALVAFCFLATSSLLAMELYMVFAPERAQLALTNMRAWLERHKDPAIVVTCLILGLWLVGRSIYQLTG; encoded by the coding sequence ATGGTGCCGGACCTGCTCCTCATCGGCTTGGCGGTCACGCTCTTCCCCTTGCCGATCATGGCCTTCGTACTGGTCGTCTCCGCACCCCGAGGGGTGAGCAAGGGGCTGGCCTTCATCCTGGCCTGGCTGGCCTGCCTGGTGGCCGTCATCGCCATCGTCCTGTTCTTGACCGGCGGCGAACCGCCCCCGCCCCGCTCCCCGCCCTCGATCGCCGCACTCGTCGCTACGCTGGTCATCGGCGTGGGCCTGATCCTCTACAGCGAGCACAGGCGTCGCAGGCACCGCCCTACCCCGACGGCCCCGGATCCCTCTGCGAAGGAGCGCCTGGAGGACGCGGGAACCTCGCTGTCCTCACGCATGGCCGACGCCACTGGATGGTCCGCGGCCGCGCTCGCCGTGCTCCTGCAGCCCTGGGGAATGGTCGGCGCCGCAGCTGCCACCGTCGTGCAAGCCGATCTCTCCCACGGTGCGTCCGCTCTGGCTCTGGTGGCGTTCTGTTTCCTGGCCACCTCGAGCCTGCTGGCCATGGAGCTGTACATGGTGTTCGCGCCGGAAAGGGCCCAGCTCGCCTTGACCAACATGCGGGCATGGCTCGAACGTCACAAGGACCCGGCGATCGTGGTCACCTGCCTCATCCTCGGACTATGGCTCGTCGGCAGGAGCATTTACCAGCTCACGGGATGA
- a CDS encoding glycosyltransferase family 2 protein: MNRAGSGPPTVGVVIITMGDREAELRALLESVAAQEGEPATVVVLGQGAKLPALPDPVAAVELPENLGIPGGRNAGVRWLREHGGADIVLVLDDDGLLPRTDTLHLVREAFTANPKLGIVGFRIADENGVSQRRHVPRLGGADPLISGPVTTFLGGAHAIRMGVIDQVGDFPDKFFYAHEETDFAWRALDAGWEIDYRADLVLTHPRTPASRHAVYYRNTGRNRVWLAKRHLPAILVPVYLATWAAYTLAQRPPLAGLRSWWAGFFEGVRVPCPPRRPMRWRTVWRMTRLGRPPVI, from the coding sequence ATGAACCGCGCCGGGAGCGGTCCGCCGACGGTCGGCGTCGTGATCATCACCATGGGAGACCGGGAGGCTGAACTCCGTGCTCTCCTCGAGTCGGTGGCAGCCCAGGAAGGCGAGCCCGCCACGGTCGTCGTGCTCGGGCAGGGAGCGAAGCTCCCCGCTCTGCCGGACCCGGTGGCGGCCGTCGAACTGCCGGAGAACCTGGGAATCCCCGGCGGCCGGAACGCCGGGGTGCGGTGGCTGCGCGAACACGGCGGCGCCGACATCGTCCTTGTCCTCGACGACGACGGCCTTCTCCCTCGAACCGACACCCTCCACCTGGTCCGGGAAGCGTTCACGGCGAATCCGAAGCTGGGGATCGTGGGCTTCCGCATCGCCGACGAGAACGGCGTCTCCCAGCGCAGGCACGTCCCCCGCCTCGGGGGCGCCGACCCGCTCATCTCTGGGCCGGTCACAACGTTCCTGGGCGGCGCCCACGCCATCCGCATGGGCGTCATTGACCAGGTCGGTGACTTCCCCGACAAGTTCTTCTACGCACATGAGGAGACCGACTTCGCCTGGCGGGCCCTGGATGCCGGGTGGGAGATCGACTACCGGGCCGACCTGGTCCTGACCCACCCCCGGACCCCGGCCTCCCGGCATGCGGTCTACTACCGCAACACCGGCCGCAACCGGGTCTGGCTCGCGAAGCGGCACCTGCCTGCCATCCTCGTCCCGGTCTACCTCGCCACCTGGGCGGCGTACACGCTGGCCCAACGGCCCCCACTGGCCGGGCTGAGGTCGTGGTGGGCCGGGTTCTTCGAGGGGGTGCGGGTGCCGTGCCCGCCACGGCGTCCGATGCGGTGGCGGACCGTGTGGCGCATGACCCGACTCGGCCGACCACCGGTGATCTGA